From a single Rutidosis leptorrhynchoides isolate AG116_Rl617_1_P2 chromosome 5, CSIRO_AGI_Rlap_v1, whole genome shotgun sequence genomic region:
- the LOC139850693 gene encoding uncharacterized protein, giving the protein MATFTFSASSLHSNTKTLTPKPTLHSPLSKTLIHFPNSPNFKSSTSFINHNTSVAPPIRSTISDTLTTTAAATQTLKSRLKNGETVYGLFLLSFSPTLAEIAGLSGYDFVVVDMEHGPGGISQALSCLHALAAARTPAIIRIPDSDPAWAKKALDLGPQGIMFPMIENQKMAKKAVSYCKFPPKGVRGSAHTVVRASDYGIDNGYLSNYEDELLIMCQVESEEGVKKIEEIAEVDGVDCVQMGPLDLSASMGYLWDPGHKKVKAMMRTAEKGVLKTTEKGGGGGAYLSGFAMPHDGPEDMRSRGYGMISGAVDIGLFRSACVEDVNKFKMKSNAVDDDDGIENAEVSEDKYWSE; this is encoded by the coding sequence ATGGCGACTTTCACTTTCTCAGCTTCATCACTTCACTCCAATACCAAAACCCTAACACCAAAACCCACCCTGCATTCCCCCCTTTCTAAAACCCTAATCCATTTTCCAAATTCCCCCAATTTTAAATCTTCAACCTCCTTCATCAATCACAACACCTCAGTCGCACCTCCCATCAGATCCACCATTTCCGACACTCTAACCACCACCGCCGCCGCCACACAAACCCTAAAATCTCGTCTCAAAAATGGCGAAACTGTATACGGTCTATTCCTACTCTCCTTCTCTCCTACTCTCGCCGAGATCGCCGGTCTTTCCGGCTACGATTTCGTCGTCGTGGATATGGAACATGGCCCCGGCGGCATCTCCCAAGCCCTGTCATGTCTCCACGCTCTTGCCGCCGCACGTACGCCGGCGATCATTCGGATACCGGATTCTGATCCAGCCTGGGCTAAAAAAGCGCTCGATCTCGGACCTCAGGGAATCATGTTCCCAATGATCGAGAATCAAAAAATGGCTAAAAAAGCAGTGTCGTATTGTAAATTTCCGCCTAAGGGAGTTCGCGGTTCGGCTCATACTGTCGTCAGGGCGTCTGATTACGGAATCGATAATGGGTATTTAAGTAATTATGAAGATGAACTTTTGATAATGTGTCAAGTGGAATCTGAAGAGGGAGTGAAGAAGATTGAAGAGATTGCAGAAGTTGATGGTGTTGATTGCGTGCAAATGGGGCCGTTGGATTTGAGTGCGAGTATGGGGTATTTGTGGGACCCTGGGCATAAGAAAGTGAAAGCGATGATGAGGACAGCGGAGAAGGGGGTGTTGAAGACGACGGAgaagggtggtggtggtggagcgtATTTATCGGGATTTGCAATGCCGCATGATGGGCCCGAGGATATGAGGTCACGTGGGTATGGTATGATATCGGGGGCTGTAGATATTGGGTTGTTTAGGAGTGCTTGTGTTGAAGATGTGaacaagtttaagatgaaatcgaatgctgttgatgatgatgatggtattgaGAATGCAGAAGTTAGTGAAGACAAGTACTGGAGTGAATGA
- the LOC139850692 gene encoding putative N(6)-adenosine-methyltransferase MT-A70-like, producing METSTQSDTTTDEIANIKEIRQQIESRIETLRNSQLDIISSLHYNGVVPDIASSLDLHLNVVSSFNNRRFTPLPNPLPNPNPNTTKRRIQPPAPALKLSKLSGDSHPKHSAEVTDEVAAPLATVRSIVAVCLLERVPFTEIDSVAVVSKLESEGFQSVTAAEKAALREVAGGEPVTAVENALRSMSEDNGGLQLDEIKVNGKVRVLVKGIDRTKLMKELPESKPNESNSNNSIIGNATQQTNSGWIGQGDGGQMMGPRGMMGRPRGIGLSPMHRPPPMGMYSPMSGGPGGGSNGKPNRTEEDDLKDLEALLNKKSFKELQKSKAGEELLDLIHRPTAKETAVAAKFKSKGGSQVKEYCTALTKEDCMRQSGSFISCEKVHFRRIIAAHTDMQLGDCSFLDTCRHMKTCKYVHYELDSTPDVPHMMMGHPSKSLKPQRAEYCSEAELGESQWINCDIRNFRMDILGQYGVIMADPPWDIHMELPYGTMADDEMRNLNIQALQTDGLIFLWVTGRAMELGRECLELWGYKRVEEIIWVKTNQLQRIIRTGRTGHWLNHSKEHCLVGIKGDPIMNRNIDTDVVVAEVRETSRKPDEMYPLLERISPRTRKLELFARMHNTHAGWMSLGNQLSGARLVDGGLRARFKAAYPEVEVQPQSPPRASNMEADSVETRSPFAESKPMTTQFSDVRPPEQTYAANQSQ from the exons ATGGAGACTAGTACTCAATCAGATACCACGACAGACGAAATCGCAAACATCAAAGAAATTCGTCAACAAATTGAATCACGTATCGAAACCCTACGCAATTCACAGCTCGATATCATATCATCTCTCCATTACAACGGCGTCGTTCCAGACATTGCGTCATCTCTCGATCTCCATCTCAATGTCGTTTCATCCTTCAACAACCGTCGTTTCACCCCTCTTCCCAACCCCcttccaaaccctaaccctaacaccACCAAACGCCGTATCCAACCACCTGCTCCAGCTCTCAAATTGTCAAAACTTTCCGGCGATTCACATCCGAAACACTCGGCGGAGGTAACGGATGAAGTCGCCGCGCCGTTAGCTACGGTTAGGTCAATTGTGGCGGTTTGTTTGCTGGAAAGGGTTCCGTTTACGGAGATTGATTCGGTGGCGGTGGTGAGTAAATTGGAGAGTGaggggtttcagtctgttacagcgGCTGAGAAGGCGGCGTTGAGGGAAGTCGCCGGAGGGGAACCGGTTACGGCGGTGGAGAATGCGTTGAGATCAATGTCGGAGGATAACGGTGGCCTTCAGTTGGATGAAATTAAAGTGAATGGGAAAGTTAGGGTTTTAGTGAAAGGGATTGATAGGACTAAGTTAATGAAAGAGTTACCTGAAAGTAAACCGAATGAATCGAATTCGAATAATTCGATCATTGGTAATGCGACTCAGCAAACTAATAGTGGTTGGATAGGGCAAGGAGATGGTGGACAGATGATGGGACCTAGGGGGATGATGGGTAGGCCGCGAGGGATCGGTCTTAGTCCGATGCATAGGCCGCCTCCGATGGGGATGTATTCGCCTATGAGCGGTGGGCCCGGTGGTGGTTCGAATGGGAAGCCAAATAGGACTGAAGAAGATGATCTTAAGGACCTTGAAGCTTTACTTAATAAAAAGTCTTTTAAAGAGTTACAGAAATCTAAAGCAGGAGAGGAGTTGTTGGATCTTATTCATAGGCCCACCGCAAAGGAAACTGCTGTTGCTGCAAAG TTCAAAAGTAAAGGTGGTTCTCAAGTGAAGGAGTATTGTACTGCTTTGACTAAAGAAGATTGTATGCGTCAATCTGGTTCTTTTATCTCTTGTGAAAAG GTTCATTTCAGGCGTATAATTGCTGCTCATACTGATATgcaacttggtgactgttcttttcTTGACACGTGCCGTCACATGAAG ACTTGCAAGTATGTACATTATGAACTTGATTCAACACCAGATGTGCCACATATGATGATGGGTCATCCTTCAAAGTCTTTAAAGCCTCAACGTGCTGAGTATTGTTCAGAAGCAGAGCTTGGTGAGTCACAATGGATTAATTGTGACATTAGAAACTTTAGAATGGATATTTTAGGACAATATGGTGTGATAATGGCTGATCCACCATGGGACATTCATATGGAGTTACCTTATGGCACCATGGCTGATGATGAAATGCGCAATCTTAATATTCAAGCGTTGCAGACTGATGGTCTTATCTTTCTCTGGGTGACTGGACGAGCAATGGAACTTGGTCGTGAATG TTTGGAGTTGTGGGGATACAAGCGCGTTGAGGAAATTATATGGGTGAAGACCAATCAGTTGCAGCGAATAATAAGAACAGGACGCACTGGCCATTGGCTGAATCATAGCAAGGAACATTGCCTAGTTGGTATTAAAGGAGATCCAATTATGAACAGGAATATTGATACTGATGTCGTTGTTGCAGAGGTTCGAGAAACTAGCCGAAAACCAGACGAG ATGTACCCTTTATTGGAGAGAATAAGTCCAAGGACAAGAAAGCTTGAATTGTTTGCTAGGATGCACAACACACATGCAGG GTGGATGTCACTTGGCAATCAACTAAGTGGAGCTCGATTAGTAGACGGTGGGTTACGGGCAAGATTCAAGGCCGCTTACCCTGAAGTTGAGGTACAGCCCCAGTCTCCTCCTAGGGCTTCTAATATGGAAGCGGACAGTGTGGAAACGAGAAGCCCGTTTGCTGAATCGAAGCCCATGACTACCCAGTTTTCTGATGTTAGACCTCCTGAACAAACCTACGCAGCGAATCAAAGCCAATGA